In a genomic window of Deinococcus radiotolerans:
- a CDS encoding carbohydrate ABC transporter permease: MQRRQTSTAWLFLAPFLITVAVFFFYAFARAAYYSVTDFNLFNTPRVIGLKPYADVLGDPSFRRALGNSLVFAVVTTTLQTVGALLMAVALNRRLRGLPFFRAAWYMPSITSSVVITLIFLWLFQRRGVANYLITQAQASAPLTLTFLLTLIGAQVVQVLLERRRALPAGWFDPALGVTSALLAVLVTAALAWTGVISAREVPPFDYQYFADKWITLGGVRVLSIPLLVVVIQNTFTTIPTLMLFFLAGLQNIPAALYEAAEIDGATPWQQLTRVTVPMLRPVTFYVITVGLIGTMQMFDQVAVIGSAAPGETLITLAYYVYANTFKAGAAPVNMASAAAILLAALILAMVAAQRRFFPSEAP, translated from the coding sequence ATGCAACGACGACAGACGAGCACCGCGTGGCTGTTCCTCGCGCCCTTCCTGATCACGGTCGCCGTGTTCTTCTTCTACGCCTTCGCGCGCGCCGCGTACTACTCGGTGACGGACTTCAACCTGTTCAACACGCCCCGCGTGATCGGCCTCAAGCCCTACGCGGACGTGCTGGGCGACCCGTCATTCCGCCGCGCGCTGGGCAACAGCCTGGTGTTCGCGGTGGTCACCACGACCCTGCAGACGGTGGGCGCTCTGCTGATGGCCGTCGCACTGAACCGCCGCCTGCGCGGCCTGCCGTTCTTCCGCGCGGCGTGGTACATGCCGTCCATCACCAGCAGCGTCGTGATCACCCTGATCTTCCTGTGGCTGTTCCAGCGCCGCGGCGTCGCGAACTACCTGATCACGCAGGCGCAGGCGTCCGCGCCGCTGACCCTGACCTTCCTGCTCACCCTGATCGGCGCGCAGGTCGTGCAGGTCCTGCTGGAGCGGCGCCGCGCGCTACCCGCCGGGTGGTTCGACCCGGCCCTGGGCGTCACGAGCGCCCTCCTGGCCGTACTCGTGACCGCCGCGCTCGCCTGGACGGGCGTGATCAGCGCGCGCGAGGTGCCGCCCTTCGACTACCAGTACTTCGCGGACAAGTGGATCACGCTGGGCGGCGTGCGGGTCCTGAGCATCCCGCTGCTGGTGGTGGTCATCCAGAACACCTTCACGACCATTCCCACCCTGATGCTGTTCTTCCTGGCGGGGTTACAGAACATACCGGCCGCGCTGTACGAGGCGGCCGAGATTGACGGCGCCACGCCCTGGCAGCAGTTGACCCGCGTGACTGTGCCCATGCTGCGGCCCGTGACGTTCTACGTGATCACGGTCGGGCTGATCGGCACCATGCAGATGTTCGACCAGGTGGCCGTGATCGGCAGCGCCGCGCCCGGCGAGACCCTGATCACCCTGGCGTACTACGTGTACGCGAACACCTTCAAGGCGGGGGCGGCGCCCGTGAATATGGCGTCCGCCGCAGCGATCCTGCTGGCCGCGCTGATCCTCGCGATGGTCGCCGCGCAGCGCCGTTTCTTCCCCTCGGAGGCCCCATGA
- a CDS encoding nucleoside/nucleotide kinase family protein → MTDPARLTLPDLLTRARQLIASGERRLLGLTGSPGAGKSTLAAMLAAQLGDQVALVPMDGFHLANEELRRLGRAPRKGAPDTFDVGGYAALLTRVRRQDEEVVYAPRFDRHLEESIGSALPVPRSAPLVITEGNYLLLDGPWQAARAQLDEVWFLAPPEDARRAGLIARHEAHGRDALAARQWVESVDDANARLIEAAQERADLIVRLDW, encoded by the coding sequence ATGACCGACCCGGCGCGGCTGACCCTCCCCGACCTCCTCACGCGCGCCCGGCAGCTGATCGCGTCCGGGGAGCGGCGCCTGTTGGGCCTGACCGGCAGTCCGGGCGCCGGGAAATCCACGCTGGCTGCGATGCTGGCGGCGCAGCTGGGCGATCAGGTCGCGCTGGTGCCCATGGACGGCTTTCACCTGGCCAACGAGGAGTTACGCCGACTGGGCCGCGCGCCGCGCAAGGGCGCGCCCGACACCTTCGACGTGGGCGGGTACGCGGCGCTGCTCACGCGGGTGCGCCGTCAGGACGAGGAGGTAGTGTACGCTCCTCGCTTCGACCGGCACCTGGAGGAGAGTATCGGCAGCGCCCTGCCGGTGCCACGCTCGGCGCCGCTGGTGATCACGGAGGGCAATTACCTGCTGCTGGACGGGCCGTGGCAGGCGGCGCGCGCACAGCTGGACGAGGTGTGGTTTCTGGCGCCGCCCGAGGACGCGCGCCGCGCGGGCCTGATCGCCCGGCACGAGGCGCACGGCCGCGACGCGCTGGCCGCCCGGCAGTGGGTGGAGTCGGTGGATGACGCGAACGCCCGCCTGATCGAGGCCGCGCAGGAGCGCGCGGACCTGATCGTGCGCCTGGACTGGTGA
- the pstA gene encoding phosphate ABC transporter permease PstA has translation MMSAATTPRNTRHQLSPARRTKNLVMGGLIVLATAIVVAPLILIFAYLIREGLGAMNLDFFTKVPAPEGETGGGLANAILGSIEMLALASVLGVVVGVSGGIFLAEYPRHPLMPSIRMISDVLAGIPAIVMGLVAYGLIVLHFGFSGLAGAVALGFLMIPIVVRTTEEVLKLVPQTVREAGLALGLPKWLVTLRIVLPAAAGGIVTGVMLALARVAGEAAPLLFTAFGNNQINLDPTKPMSALPLEIYRGATSAYDENQRLAKAGALLLITLIFLTSLLARRASRRK, from the coding sequence ATGATGAGCGCCGCGACCACCCCCAGGAACACCCGGCACCAGCTGAGCCCCGCCCGGCGCACGAAGAACCTTGTCATGGGCGGCCTGATCGTCCTGGCCACCGCGATTGTCGTGGCCCCCCTGATCCTGATCTTCGCGTACCTGATCCGCGAGGGCCTGGGCGCCATGAACCTCGACTTCTTCACCAAGGTCCCCGCCCCCGAGGGTGAGACCGGCGGCGGCCTCGCGAACGCCATCCTGGGCAGCATCGAGATGCTCGCGCTGGCCAGCGTGCTGGGGGTCGTGGTCGGCGTGTCCGGCGGGATCTTCCTGGCCGAGTACCCCCGCCACCCGCTGATGCCCAGCATCCGCATGATCAGCGACGTGCTCGCCGGGATTCCCGCGATCGTCATGGGCCTCGTCGCGTACGGCCTGATCGTCCTGCACTTCGGCTTCTCGGGCCTCGCGGGCGCCGTCGCGCTGGGCTTCCTGATGATCCCCATCGTCGTGCGCACCACGGAAGAAGTCCTGAAACTCGTCCCGCAGACCGTGCGCGAGGCTGGCCTGGCCCTGGGCCTCCCCAAGTGGCTGGTCACCCTGCGGATTGTGCTGCCCGCCGCTGCCGGGGGCATCGTCACCGGTGTGATGCTGGCCCTGGCCCGCGTCGCCGGGGAGGCCGCGCCGCTGCTGTTCACGGCGTTCGGGAACAACCAGATCAACCTCGACCCGACCAAGCCCATGAGCGCCCTGCCGCTTGAGATCTACCGCGGCGCGACCAGCGCCTACGACGAGAACCAGCGTCTCGCCAAGGCCGGCGCGCTGCTGCTCATCACCCTGATCTTCCTCACCAGCCTGCTGGCCCGCCGCGCCAGCCGCCGCAAATAA
- the pstS gene encoding phosphate ABC transporter substrate-binding protein PstS yields the protein MKKTFILAAALVATTASAQSSLTGAGASFPYPLYSKMFAEYKSDTGVSVNYQSVGSGAGQKQITERTVDFAGSDNPMSDEAMKAAPADLLHIPTAIGAVVPAYNLPGVTAPLKFTGKVLADIYLGKIKTWNDKAIAAINPGVTIPPLPITVARRSDGSGTTFVFSDYLSKVSSEWKTKVGVGNSLQWPVGTGAKGNDGVAGVVKSTPGALGYVELVYAKQNKLTFGSVQNRAGKYVLADNGPAALAAKGVVIPADTRVSLTNSANADAYPIASFTYLIFYKEQSYAGRTQAQAAALKKLLTWVVTTGQQYNEALDYAKLPDTVANKAKTIIGKMTFSGKKL from the coding sequence ATGAAGAAGACCTTCATCCTCGCCGCCGCCCTCGTCGCGACCACCGCCAGCGCGCAGTCCAGCCTGACGGGCGCCGGGGCCAGCTTCCCCTACCCCCTCTACAGCAAGATGTTCGCCGAGTACAAGAGTGACACCGGCGTCAGCGTGAACTACCAGTCCGTCGGCAGTGGCGCCGGCCAGAAACAGATCACCGAGCGCACCGTCGACTTCGCCGGCAGCGACAACCCCATGAGTGACGAGGCCATGAAGGCCGCGCCCGCCGACCTGCTGCACATCCCCACCGCCATCGGCGCCGTCGTGCCCGCCTACAACCTCCCCGGCGTCACCGCGCCGCTGAAGTTCACCGGCAAGGTCCTGGCCGACATCTACCTGGGCAAGATCAAGACCTGGAACGACAAGGCCATCGCCGCGATCAACCCCGGCGTAACCATCCCCCCGCTGCCCATCACGGTCGCGCGCCGCAGTGACGGCTCGGGCACCACCTTCGTGTTCAGCGACTACCTGAGCAAGGTCTCCAGCGAGTGGAAGACCAAGGTGGGCGTGGGCAACAGCCTCCAGTGGCCCGTCGGCACCGGCGCCAAGGGCAACGACGGCGTGGCGGGCGTCGTGAAGAGCACCCCCGGCGCGCTGGGCTACGTGGAACTGGTGTACGCCAAGCAGAACAAACTGACCTTCGGGAGCGTGCAGAACCGCGCCGGGAAGTACGTGCTGGCCGACAACGGCCCCGCCGCGCTGGCCGCCAAGGGCGTCGTGATTCCCGCCGACACCCGCGTGAGCCTGACGAACAGCGCGAACGCCGACGCGTACCCGATTGCGAGCTTCACGTACCTGATCTTCTACAAGGAGCAGAGCTACGCCGGGCGCACGCAGGCGCAGGCCGCGGCGCTGAAGAAGCTGCTGACGTGGGTCGTCACGACCGGCCAGCAGTACAACGAGGCCCTGGACTACGCGAAGCTGCCCGACACGGTGGCGAACAAGGCCAAGACGATCATCGGCAAGATGACCTTCAGCGGCAAGAAACTCTGA
- the pstC gene encoding phosphate ABC transporter permease subunit PstC, whose protein sequence is MSKRTASPRQLSSGSDRVFEGLILALAAVIVLVFVLSVYQLGTESWPALQKFGLNFFTSRVWNPVTGEFGAAAMIAGTLVTSLAALVISVPLAIASALFVAEYAPKWLANPVGYLIELLAAVPSVVYGLWALFVIAPILGKWQTSFFTSPENVQTLTRCTELWNRNQTSLECFFVPSSAAGRGLALAVIILTVMILPYTASVARDVIRLVPQDQREAMYALGATKWEVISRAILPYARAGIMGGVILALGRALGETLAVAMVIGDSQDILKSIWGNASTMASVIANQFGDAQETLHRSSVVTLGLSLFLLSVIVNYVARLIIARLTPKGIQ, encoded by the coding sequence ATGAGCAAACGCACCGCCTCCCCACGCCAGCTGAGCAGCGGCAGTGACCGGGTGTTCGAGGGCCTGATCCTCGCCCTGGCCGCCGTGATCGTGCTGGTGTTCGTCCTGAGCGTCTATCAGCTCGGCACCGAATCCTGGCCGGCCCTGCAGAAATTCGGGCTGAACTTCTTCACCAGCCGCGTCTGGAACCCCGTCACCGGCGAGTTCGGCGCGGCCGCCATGATCGCGGGCACGCTGGTCACCAGCCTCGCCGCGCTGGTCATCAGCGTGCCCCTAGCGATTGCCAGCGCGCTGTTCGTCGCCGAGTACGCGCCCAAGTGGCTCGCCAACCCGGTCGGTTACCTGATCGAACTGCTCGCGGCGGTGCCCAGCGTCGTGTACGGCCTGTGGGCGCTGTTCGTGATCGCCCCGATCCTCGGCAAGTGGCAGACCAGCTTCTTCACCAGCCCCGAGAACGTCCAGACCCTGACGCGCTGCACCGAACTGTGGAACAGGAACCAGACCAGCCTGGAGTGCTTCTTCGTGCCCAGCAGCGCCGCCGGGCGCGGCCTGGCCCTGGCGGTCATCATCCTGACCGTCATGATCCTGCCCTACACCGCCTCCGTCGCGCGGGACGTGATCCGGCTCGTGCCGCAGGACCAGCGGGAAGCGATGTACGCGCTGGGCGCCACGAAGTGGGAAGTCATCTCCCGCGCGATCCTCCCGTACGCCCGCGCGGGCATCATGGGCGGCGTGATCCTCGCGCTGGGCCGCGCGCTCGGCGAGACGCTGGCCGTCGCCATGGTCATCGGGGACAGCCAGGACATCCTCAAGAGCATCTGGGGCAACGCCAGCACCATGGCCTCCGTGATCGCCAACCAGTTCGGGGACGCGCAGGAAACCCTGCACCGCTCCAGCGTCGTCACGCTCGGCCTGAGCCTGTTCCTGCTGAGCGTCATCGTGAACTACGTCGCACGCCTGATCATCGCGCGCCTGACGCCCAAGGGAATCCAATGA
- a CDS encoding ABC transporter substrate-binding protein — protein MKKCLLLACALLATAHAQTTVKINGYGGTDPAVVGDLINRFVKPALAKDKITVVYEPLQGDYNKSLTTLLAAGTAGDVFYLPAETLDGFVATGKVMPLNGLVNTSPFIKSLNTAFTRNGRLYGVAKDFNTLTLVYNKDLFDEAGVKYPDNTDTWATLQTKLTTLKQKLGPDYAGICLQPNWDRFGAFAFATGWTQFDSKGKTNLADPRFAEAFNFYTGLARNKVGIQPSEVSEGWTGGCLKTGKVAVGIEGNWVVNFLRDNAPNLKFGTALMPKNTKTAKRGNFLYTVGWAINSGTKNRAAALKVLNILTSPQVQQYVLEQGLAIPSRTALTNNAYFKKTDPGAVNSRLVFDGADDGNVRAFTFGPQGTDWSKPINEALAAVLSGQKSAADALKKAQADMNAFQSR, from the coding sequence ATGAAGAAGTGCCTGCTGCTCGCCTGCGCCCTGCTCGCCACCGCCCACGCCCAGACCACCGTGAAGATCAACGGCTACGGCGGCACCGACCCCGCCGTGGTCGGCGACCTGATCAACCGCTTCGTGAAGCCCGCCCTGGCCAAGGACAAGATCACGGTCGTGTACGAACCCCTTCAGGGTGACTACAACAAGTCCCTGACCACGCTGCTGGCCGCCGGCACAGCCGGGGACGTGTTCTACCTCCCGGCCGAGACCCTCGACGGGTTCGTCGCGACCGGCAAGGTGATGCCCCTGAACGGCCTCGTGAACACCAGCCCGTTCATCAAGAGCCTGAACACGGCCTTCACCCGCAACGGTCGCCTGTACGGCGTCGCCAAGGACTTCAACACGCTGACCCTGGTGTACAACAAAGACCTCTTCGACGAGGCGGGCGTGAAGTACCCCGACAACACCGACACCTGGGCCACCCTGCAGACCAAGCTGACCACCCTGAAACAGAAACTCGGCCCGGACTACGCCGGCATCTGCCTGCAACCCAACTGGGACCGCTTCGGGGCGTTCGCGTTCGCGACCGGCTGGACGCAGTTCGACAGCAAGGGCAAGACGAACCTCGCCGACCCGCGTTTCGCAGAAGCGTTCAACTTCTACACCGGACTGGCCCGCAACAAGGTCGGCATTCAGCCCAGCGAGGTCAGTGAAGGCTGGACCGGCGGCTGCCTGAAGACCGGCAAGGTCGCCGTGGGCATCGAAGGCAACTGGGTCGTGAACTTCCTGCGCGACAACGCCCCGAACCTGAAGTTCGGCACGGCCCTGATGCCCAAGAACACCAAGACCGCCAAGCGCGGGAACTTCCTGTACACCGTCGGCTGGGCCATCAACAGCGGCACCAAGAACCGCGCGGCGGCCCTGAAGGTCCTGAATATCCTCACCAGCCCGCAGGTGCAGCAGTACGTCCTGGAGCAGGGCCTGGCCATTCCCAGCCGCACGGCCCTGACGAACAACGCGTACTTCAAGAAGACCGACCCGGGCGCCGTGAACAGCCGCCTGGTGTTCGACGGCGCCGACGACGGCAACGTCCGCGCCTTCACGTTCGGGCCGCAGGGCACCGACTGGAGCAAACCCATCAACGAGGCCCTGGCCGCCGTGCTGAGCGGACAGAAGAGCGCCGCGGACGCCCTGAAGAAAGCGCAGGCGGACATGAACGCCTTCCAGTCCCGCTGA
- a CDS encoding amylo-alpha-1,6-glucosidase, translating into MLQTRTVLKDQDLYLVGDANHVVAQGESGLYRRDTRVLSRYEWRVDGESPQTLMAHERAPFWLHQQSANANVGYTMRVGVQRDLTVTGTELRDTLRVTRYQPGPPTRLSLHLAADFVDMFEVRGWPGALPARTVHAHATAQGVTFAYEAADGLRSRAVVTCDPPAQWDGEALHWDLSQDTTDLQVSVYALQDDETPRAGSRDALLAEYAQVQADILAQVPAADPRDRVVIARSAEDLRSLTFPTPQGPFPAAGLPWFVAPFGRDSLLIALMTHRQFPQVACTVARYLAAHQGRTYDPVTLEQPGKILHELRVGELTRLGRTPHRPYYATADATPLFVWLVGELAPHHPGLAQELRPHWEAALAWCLGDGDPDGDGFLEYTPDPGGITNAVWKDSGDSTFTADGVDVSGHVAVVEVQGYAYAAYRSAAALYRQLDDNARAEEWDARADALQRAFVTAFHWPERGYYAHGLNGDKQPLHVLVSNPAHALITGIYPPDHAAQVARTALQDELWSGWGIRTLGVNEPRFNPVSYHNGSVWPHDTALAALGMARYGLQAEAAQVTRALFDAAAAAPDGRLSELFAGFPRTGDLPPVPYPAACHPQGWDAAVPLALAHLLP; encoded by the coding sequence ATGCTCCAGACCCGCACCGTCCTGAAAGACCAAGACCTGTACCTCGTCGGTGACGCCAACCACGTCGTCGCGCAGGGCGAAAGTGGCCTGTACCGCCGCGACACCCGCGTCCTGTCCCGCTACGAATGGCGCGTGGACGGCGAGAGCCCCCAGACCCTGATGGCCCACGAACGAGCGCCGTTCTGGCTGCACCAGCAGAGCGCGAACGCGAACGTCGGGTACACCATGCGCGTGGGCGTGCAGCGCGACCTGACCGTCACCGGCACCGAACTGCGCGACACGCTGCGCGTCACCCGCTACCAGCCCGGGCCCCCCACCCGACTGAGCCTGCACCTCGCGGCGGACTTCGTGGACATGTTCGAGGTGCGCGGCTGGCCCGGCGCCCTGCCCGCCCGCACCGTGCACGCGCACGCCACGGCGCAGGGCGTGACCTTCGCCTACGAGGCCGCCGACGGCCTGCGCAGCCGCGCCGTGGTCACCTGCGACCCCCCCGCCCAGTGGGACGGAGAGGCCCTGCACTGGGACCTGAGCCAGGACACCACAGACCTCCAGGTCAGCGTATACGCCCTGCAGGACGATGAAACCCCGCGCGCCGGGAGCCGGGACGCCCTGCTGGCGGAGTACGCGCAGGTGCAGGCGGACATCCTCGCGCAGGTCCCCGCCGCGGACCCCCGCGACCGGGTGGTCATCGCGCGCAGCGCCGAGGACCTGCGCAGCCTCACGTTCCCCACCCCGCAGGGGCCCTTCCCGGCCGCCGGGCTGCCCTGGTTCGTCGCGCCGTTCGGCCGGGACTCCCTGCTGATCGCTCTGATGACGCACCGGCAGTTCCCGCAGGTGGCCTGCACCGTTGCCCGGTACCTCGCGGCGCACCAGGGCCGCACGTACGACCCGGTCACGCTGGAACAGCCCGGCAAGATCCTGCACGAACTGCGCGTGGGTGAACTCACGCGGCTGGGCCGCACGCCCCACCGCCCGTACTACGCCACCGCGGACGCCACGCCGCTGTTCGTGTGGCTGGTCGGGGAACTCGCGCCGCACCACCCGGGCCTCGCGCAGGAACTCCGCCCGCACTGGGAGGCGGCGCTGGCGTGGTGCCTGGGCGACGGCGACCCCGACGGGGACGGCTTCCTGGAGTACACCCCGGACCCGGGCGGCATCACGAACGCCGTGTGGAAGGACAGCGGGGACAGCACCTTCACGGCTGACGGTGTGGACGTCAGCGGGCACGTGGCCGTCGTAGAGGTGCAGGGCTACGCGTACGCCGCGTACCGCTCCGCCGCCGCCCTGTACCGCCAGCTGGACGACAACGCACGTGCAGAGGAGTGGGACGCGCGCGCCGACGCGCTGCAACGCGCGTTCGTGACCGCCTTCCACTGGCCCGAACGCGGGTACTACGCGCACGGCCTGAACGGCGACAAGCAGCCCCTGCACGTGCTGGTCAGCAACCCCGCGCACGCCCTGATCACCGGCATCTACCCCCCGGACCACGCCGCGCAGGTGGCCCGCACCGCCCTGCAGGACGAACTCTGGAGCGGCTGGGGCATCCGCACGCTGGGCGTGAACGAACCGCGTTTCAACCCGGTCTCGTACCACAACGGCAGCGTCTGGCCGCACGACACCGCCCTGGCCGCCCTGGGCATGGCCCGCTACGGCCTGCAGGCCGAGGCGGCCCAGGTCACCCGCGCGCTGTTCGACGCGGCCGCCGCCGCCCCTGACGGCCGCCTGAGCGAACTGTTCGCCGGCTTTCCCCGCACCGGTGACCTGCCCCCCGTGCCGTACCCGGCCGCGTGCCACCCGCAGGGCTGGGACGCCGCCGTGCCCCTGGCCCTGGCGCACCTTCTGCCGTAA
- the pstB gene encoding phosphate ABC transporter ATP-binding protein PstB, which translates to MTPILDAQNVNIYYGDKQAVKNVNLRVQRGSVNALIGPSGCGKTTFLRAINRMHDLTPGARVEGTILLDGENVYGSGVDPVTMRRRVGMVFQKPNPFPTMSVFENVVSGLKLAGMRDQKRLMEIAERSLRGAALWEEVKDRLKTPATGLSGGQQQRLCIARALAVEPEILLMDEPTSALDPASTAKIEDLMTDLKKVTTIIIVTHNMHQAARVSDTTSFFLNGDLVEHGVTDQLFTSPRDERTEAYVTGRFG; encoded by the coding sequence GTGACCCCCATCCTCGACGCCCAGAACGTCAACATCTACTACGGCGACAAGCAGGCCGTGAAGAACGTCAACCTCCGCGTGCAGCGCGGCAGCGTGAACGCCCTGATCGGCCCCAGCGGCTGCGGGAAGACCACCTTCCTGCGCGCCATCAACCGCATGCACGACCTCACGCCCGGCGCGCGCGTCGAGGGCACCATCCTGCTCGATGGCGAGAACGTGTACGGCAGCGGCGTGGACCCCGTCACCATGCGCCGCCGCGTGGGCATGGTCTTCCAGAAACCCAACCCCTTCCCGACCATGAGCGTCTTCGAGAACGTCGTGTCCGGCCTGAAACTCGCCGGGATGCGCGACCAGAAACGCCTGATGGAGATCGCCGAACGCTCCCTGCGCGGCGCGGCCCTCTGGGAGGAAGTCAAGGACCGCCTCAAGACGCCCGCCACCGGCCTGAGCGGCGGACAGCAGCAGCGCCTGTGCATCGCCCGCGCGCTGGCCGTGGAACCCGAGATCCTGCTGATGGACGAACCCACCAGCGCCCTGGACCCCGCCAGCACCGCCAAGATCGAGGACCTGATGACCGACCTGAAGAAGGTCACGACCATCATCATCGTCACGCACAACATGCACCAGGCAGCGCGCGTCAGTGACACGACCAGCTTCTTCCTGAACGGCGACCTCGTGGAGCACGGCGTCACCGATCAGCTGTTCACCTCACCGCGTGACGAGCGGACCGAGGCGTACGTCACGGGCCGCTTCGGCTGA
- a CDS encoding carbohydrate ABC transporter permease — MTAAPHTAAPRPSARSAQDRWLARRRWARAAWLYAFMLVMSFVFLGPFVTGALSSVKDNPNEYPPSLNIPQLTPRFMARAWALGAQGSGDGWQGGLTPGRTVTFDVSVTSPAGAPQDPPTVALFPYQPVSLVATTRLAQARDYAQLRVQPTGQTGDTRRYRVTVISPVLTKQTGESVRAVLTAPDANLRARLPGGQTVPVVLDTPEAQARQYDLNEGQPVELVRGPAGYSLRGPLLERTPLQVDVQRGQAITASTLPPSDRQNFGRSFAFRNITPGIMGYTLSNYRRAFNETRDPKSGRSLFLGWVTNSFTYAFLRVAAGILFCSLAGYALARLTFPGRTLIFFAAVLFVQMVPSQVNLVSNYVLLKDLHLLNLWGLWLSGLVPAGGVFLMKQFFEGMPRELEESAAIDGASTLTTFLRVMLPQAGPALIALAITQFQGAWNDFFWPLVILRDNASFTLTVGLSNFRELYGGQGDYGLILAGAVLSAIPVIIMFVVFQRYFVDTGADSAVKG; from the coding sequence ATGACCGCCGCCCCCCACACCGCCGCGCCGCGCCCCTCGGCTCGCAGCGCGCAGGACCGCTGGCTGGCCCGGCGCCGCTGGGCGCGCGCCGCTTGGCTGTACGCGTTCATGCTCGTCATGAGCTTCGTCTTCCTGGGCCCCTTCGTGACCGGCGCGCTGAGTTCCGTCAAGGACAACCCCAACGAGTACCCACCCAGCCTGAACATCCCCCAGCTCACGCCGCGGTTCATGGCGCGCGCCTGGGCGCTGGGCGCGCAGGGCAGCGGGGACGGCTGGCAGGGCGGCCTGACGCCCGGACGGACCGTGACCTTCGACGTCAGCGTCACCTCGCCCGCCGGGGCGCCGCAGGACCCGCCCACGGTGGCCCTCTTCCCGTACCAGCCGGTCAGTCTGGTCGCCACGACCCGCCTCGCGCAGGCGCGGGATTACGCGCAGCTGCGCGTGCAGCCCACCGGGCAGACCGGGGACACGCGCCGCTACCGCGTGACCGTCATCAGCCCCGTGCTGACGAAGCAGACCGGGGAGAGCGTGCGCGCCGTGCTGACCGCGCCGGACGCGAACCTCCGCGCGCGCCTGCCCGGCGGTCAGACCGTGCCCGTCGTGCTGGACACCCCTGAAGCGCAGGCCCGGCAGTACGACCTGAACGAGGGTCAGCCCGTGGAACTCGTGCGCGGCCCCGCCGGGTACAGCCTGCGCGGCCCGCTGCTGGAACGCACCCCCCTGCAGGTGGACGTGCAGCGCGGGCAGGCCATCACGGCCAGCACCCTGCCGCCCAGCGACCGGCAGAACTTCGGGCGGTCCTTCGCCTTCCGCAACATTACCCCCGGCATCATGGGCTACACCCTGAGCAACTACCGCCGCGCCTTCAACGAGACCCGCGACCCGAAAAGCGGCCGCAGCCTGTTCCTGGGCTGGGTCACGAACTCCTTCACGTACGCGTTCCTGCGCGTCGCCGCCGGGATTCTCTTCTGCTCGCTGGCCGGATACGCCCTGGCCCGCCTGACCTTCCCCGGCCGCACGCTGATCTTCTTCGCGGCCGTGCTGTTCGTGCAGATGGTGCCCAGTCAGGTGAACCTCGTGAGCAACTACGTGCTCCTCAAGGACCTGCACCTCCTGAACCTGTGGGGCCTGTGGTTGAGCGGCCTGGTGCCCGCCGGGGGCGTGTTCCTGATGAAGCAGTTCTTCGAGGGCATGCCGCGCGAACTGGAGGAATCCGCCGCCATTGACGGCGCCAGCACCCTGACCACCTTCCTGCGCGTGATGCTGCCGCAGGCGGGCCCGGCGCTCATCGCGCTGGCCATCACGCAGTTCCAGGGCGCCTGGAACGACTTCTTCTGGCCGCTGGTGATCCTGCGCGACAACGCCAGCTTCACCCTGACGGTCGGCCTGTCGAACTTTCGCGAGCTGTACGGCGGGCAGGGCGACTACGGCCTGATCCTCGCGGGCGCCGTCCTGAGCGCCATTCCGGTCATCATCATGTTCGTGGTGTTCCAGCGGTACTTCGTGGACACCGGAGCGGACAGCGCCGTCAAGGGCTGA